From Hylaeus volcanicus isolate JK05 chromosome 2, UHH_iyHylVolc1.0_haploid, whole genome shotgun sequence, the proteins below share one genomic window:
- the LOC128872704 gene encoding integrator complex subunit 11, whose protein sequence is MPDIKITPLGAGQDVGRSCILVSMGGKNIMLDCGMHMGFNDERRFPDFSYIVPEGPATNYIDCVIISHFHLDHCGALPYFTEMVGYTGPIYMTHPTKAIAPILLEDMRKVAVERKGESNFFTSQMIKDCMKKVIAVTLHQSVMVDPELEIKAYYAGHVLGAAMFWIRVGSQSIVYTGDYNMTPDRHLGAAWIDKCRPDLLISESTYATTIRDSKRCRERDFLKKVHECIDRGGKVLIPVFALGRAQELCILLETYWERMNLKVPVYFALGLTEKANNYYKMFITWTNQKIKKTFVQRNMFDFKHIKPFDKAYIDNPGAMVVFATPGMLHAGLSLQIFKKWAPNEANMVIMPGFCVQGTVGHKVLNGSRRIEFENRQIVEVKMAVEYMSFSAHADAKGIMQLIQYCEPKNVMLVHGEFAKMEFLKEKIKQEFGTNCYNPANGETCVITTISKVPVDASLALLKAEAKRYSALPPDPKRRRLLHSVLMLREDGACLVDADEVTKAAGIMKHVVRFTSTVQVRDPGPAQSTTLKLLQPLKERLLGWTVQLTDGSISVESVLVKVEGDEDDQKSVYVSWTNQDEDLGSYILGFLQTMLN, encoded by the exons atgcctGATATTAAAATCACCCCTTTGGGTGCTGGTCAAGATGTTGGAAGAAGTTGTATCCTTGTATCGATGggtggaaaaaatattatgttagACTGTGGCATGCACATGGGATTCAATGATGAAAGAAGATTTCcagatttttcatatatagTCCCAGAAGGTCCTGCAACTAATTATATTGATTGCGTGATTATTTCACATTTCCACTTAGATCACTGTGGTGCTCTACCATATTTTACTGAAAtg GTAGGATACACTGGTCCAATTTATATGACACATCCAACAAAAGCCATTGCACCTATATTGCTTGAAGACATGAGAAAGGTTGCTGTAGAACGTAAAGGTGAAAGTAACTTCTTCACATCACAAATGATAAAGGATTGTATGAAGAAAGTTATCGCTGTTACATTACACCAGTCTGTAATGGTTGATCCTGAACTAGAAATAAAAGCATATTATGCAGGACATGTGCTTGGTGCTGCAATGTTTTGGATTCGTGTTGGCTCACAATCGATTGTGTATACCGGAGATTACAACATGACTCCTGATAGACATTTAGGCGCTGCATGGATTGATAAATGCAGACCAGACTTACTAATATCAGAATCAACATATGCAACGACTATTAGAGATTCTAAAAGATGTAGGGAAAGAGACTTTCTAAAGAAA GTTCACGAATGTATCGATAGAGGTGGAAAAGTATTAATCCCTGTATTCGCTCTTGGACGCGCTCAAGAACTTTGTATATTACTAGAAACATATTGGGAACGAATGAATTTGAAAGTTCCTGTATATTTTGCTTTAGGATTGACTGAAAAAGCtaacaattattacaaaatgtttatcaCTTGGACTaatcaaaaaattaagaaaacttTCGTGCAGCGAAACATGTTTGATTTCAAACACATAAAACCATTTGATAAAGCATATATTGATAATCCTGGAGCCATGGTAGTGTTTGCTACTCCAGGAATGTTGCACGCTGGACTgtctttacaaatttttaaaaaatgggcACCAAACGAAGCTAACATGGTTATTATGCCTGGATTCTGTGTTCAAGGTACCGTCGGCCATAAAGTTCTGAACGGTTCCAgaagaattgaatttgaaaatcggCAAATAGTCGAAGTTAAAATGGCTGTAGAATATATGTCTTTCTCCGCGCACGCAGATGCAAAAGGTATTATGCAATTGATACAGTATTGTGAACCTAAAAATGTTATGCTGGTACACGGAGAATTTGCTAAGATGGAATTcttaaaggaaaaaattaaacaagaatTCGGAACCAATTGTTACAATCCTGCAAACGGAGAAACTTGCGTTATCACGACGATTTCGAAAGTTCCAGTCGATGCTTCTTTAGCATTGTTAAAAGCTGAAGCAAAGAGATATTCAGCTTTACCACCAGATCCTAAAAGACGAAGATTACTTCACAGTGTTTTAATGTTAAGGGAAGACGGAGCGTGTCTTGTCGATGCAGACGAG gtaACAAAAGCAGCAGGTATAATGAAACATGTAGTACGATTTACATCTACTGTTCAAGTAAGAGATCCTGGTCCAGCACAATCGacaactttaaaattattacaaccGCTGAAAGAAAGATTATTAGGTTGGACAGTTCAGTTAACAGATGGATCGATATCTGTTGAGTCCGTTTTAGTGAAAGTAGAAGGCGACGAGGACGATCAAAAAAGTGTGTACGTTTCGTGGACAAATCAAGATGAAGATTTGGGAAGTTATATTCTAGgatttttacaaacaatgtTGAATTAA